One window from the genome of Myripristis murdjan chromosome 6, fMyrMur1.1, whole genome shotgun sequence encodes:
- the pclaf gene encoding PCNA-associated factor, with protein sequence MVRTKADSVPATYRKAVAASAPRKSLGSSSSNSAPSSQASTPAKNKYAGGNPVCPRPTPTWQKGIGDFFGGPGRKPEKENQAPLVEDDEEAGGSGVSKTTKKSKPLPPEDEEEEDE encoded by the exons ATGGTGAGAACAAAAGCCGACAGCGTCCCCGCAACATACAGAAAAG CTGTTGCAGCTTCTGCACCCAGGAAGTCCCTGGGCTCCAGCTCATCCAACTCCGCCCCCAGCAGTCAGGCCTCCACGCCTG caaagAACAAATATGCTGGTGGTAACCCAGTGTGTCCCCGGCCCACCCCAACCTGGCAGAAGGGCATCGGGGACTTCTTCGGCGGTCCCGGTAGGAAGCCCGAGAAGGAGAACCAGGCGCCTCTGGTGGAGGATGACGAGGAGGCCGGAGGCAGCGGGGTGTCAAAGACCACCAAGAA gtccAAACCACTGCCtcctgaggatgaggaggaggaagatgaatga